In Methanosphaera sp. ISO3-F5, a genomic segment contains:
- a CDS encoding phosphorylcholine transferase LicD: MVFILSRLYQMLPNSIKNHRKVIELVQKFNNNNKFNELESHYKMLDLIFNSCDIKATGVMRQIQLLSLELLKLFDKICQKHDIKYWLDYGTLLGAVRHGGFIPWDDDIDVSMLREDYNKFIEVFPEEIEKIEALKDHIIISKLTQPHKNYPSDCNDLDKLNNGTFILFFQCAFKKPFVHFDVFPKEYIEDEGLTADRNEKQTQLQVELREKISDGIWTFDEGLEIERSKMKFTNLETSHISDAIDGLHNNIHNRIYDINYVFPLKQITFEDYEFNCPNDCEEYLPLIYGPEYMHIPHIALDHNTTGFVNNQYSNVKKDVNNGFEEAISLLQEINKNFK, from the coding sequence ATGGTATTTATTTTATCAAGATTATATCAGATGTTACCAAATAGCATTAAAAATCATAGAAAAGTAATAGAGTTAGTTCAAAAATTCAACAACAACAATAAATTTAATGAACTGGAGTCACACTATAAAATGCTGGATTTAATATTTAATAGCTGTGATATTAAAGCCACTGGTGTTATGAGACAAATACAATTATTATCTTTAGAATTACTTAAACTATTTGATAAAATATGCCAAAAACATGATATAAAGTACTGGTTAGACTATGGAACTCTTCTTGGTGCCGTACGTCATGGTGGATTTATTCCATGGGATGATGATATTGATGTTTCTATGTTAAGAGAGGATTATAATAAGTTTATAGAAGTATTCCCAGAAGAAATTGAAAAAATTGAAGCACTGAAAGATCATATTATAATTTCAAAGCTTACCCAACCACACAAAAATTATCCATCCGATTGTAATGACTTGGATAAACTGAATAATGGAACTTTCATATTATTCTTCCAATGTGCCTTCAAAAAGCCATTCGTACATTTTGACGTATTTCCAAAGGAATATATAGAAGACGAAGGATTAACAGCAGATAGGAATGAGAAACAAACGCAACTGCAGGTAGAACTTAGAGAAAAAATTAGTGATGGTATATGGACATTTGATGAAGGATTGGAAATTGAACGCTCAAAAATGAAATTCACAAATTTAGAAACATCCCACATATCTGATGCTATTGATGGATTACATAACAACATCCATAACAGAATCTATGATATTAACTATGTTTTTCCTCTAAAACAAATCACATTTGAAGATTATGAGTTTAACTGTCCTAATGATTGTGAGGAATACCTTCCTTTAATATATGGTCCTGAGTATATGCACATACCACACATAGCCTTAGATCATAATACAACAGGCTTTGTGAACAATCAGTACTCCAATGTTAAAAAGGACGTTAATAACGGATTTGAAGAAGCCATAAGTTTACTGCAAGAGATTAATAAAAACTTCAAATAA
- a CDS encoding V4R domain-containing protein gives MMPINNFNNTTTKIYSTSKGIKVVDSPIKIQILNLLEGQVSEADIVSETGKSKSTISVHLKNLIDEGIISFKSHPRDRRSKLFYILADYIGEIYPDKIIYKYPEFDTQINNKEQLFTEVFRQYKSILLIHGLQLEPLEIETGKNVGKALFSTLEFETFDELIDAITTKFEDLELGQIKLSSDNPLILKNYNCKECNGLQYNRTLCNITKGILKGIFEEFYEKEVFVEEVECISKYDDCCTFIIELLTNNS, from the coding sequence ATGATGCCTATAAACAATTTCAATAACACAACAACTAAGATATATTCTACTAGTAAAGGAATAAAAGTAGTAGATAGTCCTATTAAAATTCAGATATTAAACTTATTGGAGGGCCAAGTTAGTGAAGCGGATATAGTCAGTGAAACAGGCAAATCAAAATCAACAATTTCAGTACATTTAAAAAATCTTATAGATGAAGGTATCATTAGTTTCAAATCTCATCCAAGGGATCGTAGAAGTAAACTTTTCTATATTTTAGCAGATTATATTGGAGAAATATACCCTGATAAAATAATATACAAATATCCTGAGTTTGACACTCAAATTAATAATAAGGAACAATTATTTACTGAAGTGTTTAGGCAATATAAATCAATTTTATTAATACATGGACTTCAATTAGAACCATTAGAAATTGAAACTGGGAAAAATGTGGGTAAAGCTTTATTTTCAACATTAGAATTTGAAACTTTTGATGAATTAATAGATGCAATAACAACTAAATTCGAAGATTTAGAATTAGGCCAGATAAAATTAAGCAGTGACAATCCACTAATATTAAAAAATTATAACTGTAAAGAATGTAACGGATTACAATATAATAGAACTTTATGTAACATAACCAAAGGAATTCTTAAGGGAATATTTGAAGAATTCTATGAAAAAGAAGTTTTTGTTGAAGAAGTAGAATGCATATCAAAATATGATGATTGCTGTACTTTCATAATAGAATTATTAACTAATAATTCTTAA
- a CDS encoding glycosyltransferase family A protein, with protein MMSIICVYNDEEILNEYLLNSLNAQTEKYELVLVDNRSNEFSSASSALNYGASKAHGEYFVFVHQDINFTDNNWIKHTITQLKDLKNVGIVGVAGKTTDSLVRSNIKQGLTPVDVSPFKIDAVEKASTLDECLFIIPRDVFNRFPLNEECDDWHLYAVDYVYNIKNKGLNAYIIPTMLEHRSKGASMSDGYYNTLPKLQKKYFKRGLIRTCMGDWFTFIPISIQRIIKRFKNY; from the coding sequence ATGATGAGTATAATTTGTGTTTATAATGATGAGGAAATTCTTAATGAATATTTGTTAAACAGTTTAAATGCTCAGACTGAGAAGTATGAACTGGTATTAGTTGATAATAGAAGTAATGAATTCAGTAGTGCTTCTTCAGCTTTGAATTATGGTGCTTCGAAGGCTCATGGAGAGTATTTTGTATTTGTTCATCAGGATATTAATTTTACGGATAACAACTGGATTAAACACACTATAACTCAGTTGAAGGACTTGAAAAATGTTGGTATTGTCGGAGTAGCAGGAAAGACTACTGATAGTTTAGTGAGAAGTAATATTAAACAGGGATTAACTCCCGTGGATGTGTCACCGTTTAAAATTGATGCAGTGGAAAAGGCCAGCACACTAGATGAGTGTTTATTCATTATTCCCCGAGATGTTTTTAATAGATTCCCGTTGAATGAGGAATGTGATGATTGGCATTTATATGCTGTGGATTATGTTTATAACATTAAAAATAAAGGATTAAATGCTTACATTATACCAACCATGCTAGAACATAGATCAAAGGGAGCATCTATGAGTGATGGATATTATAATACATTGCCAAAATTACAAAAAAAATATTTTAAGAGGGGTTTAATACGTACCTGTATGGGAGATTGGTTTACATTTATTCCAATATCCATACAGAGGATTATTAAAAGATTTAAGAATTATTAG
- a CDS encoding flippase, translating into MSTVRTLVKNTSVLFLSQLVSYILAFFYTLYSARYLGTTNFGIISFATAISGLFAIFTDLGLSTLTIREVAKDKSKTGKYLGNHGTIKLILSLITMSALIIFVNVGTFDVVTKNVVYLIGSSVIINAFGGVFTSLFRAYEQMEYQSISEILNASVLFVGILICVFTKQSVIAVSLVYVIASLAVLLYNFVICTRNYGLIHFQTDLKFWKYLILTAYPLAITSIFALISFKMNTILLNMLTTSAVVGEYTAAFNLMQALIFIPTVFSTAVMPIFSKLYVDSREMLAYSYKKSLKYLTIISMPIAMGTTVLSDKIILFIYGSAYVNTIPILELIIWALPAIFLSYILGTSIASINKQHETVKATFICLLFSTFGNYILIQLFNGIGAAMITVLNEVSMVIFYMYIMHKYGYSVPLREILIKPFIASLLMGVVIYFINLELFISVVIGMIVYFMCILIIRTFDKDDMDIIKELLPDKIVDKLNL; encoded by the coding sequence ATGAGTACTGTCAGAACACTTGTTAAAAACACCAGTGTATTGTTTTTATCACAACTGGTTAGTTATATTCTTGCATTCTTTTACACTTTGTATTCTGCAAGATATCTTGGAACTACAAACTTTGGTATTATCTCTTTTGCTACTGCAATATCTGGTTTATTTGCAATATTCACTGATTTAGGATTATCTACATTAACTATACGTGAAGTTGCTAAGGATAAGAGTAAAACTGGAAAGTATCTTGGTAATCATGGTACTATTAAATTAATATTATCCTTGATAACAATGTCTGCATTAATAATATTTGTTAATGTTGGAACATTTGATGTTGTTACTAAGAATGTAGTGTATTTGATTGGTTCTTCAGTTATAATAAATGCATTTGGTGGTGTGTTTACCTCATTGTTCAGGGCATATGAGCAAATGGAGTATCAGTCAATTTCCGAGATTTTAAATGCAAGTGTATTGTTTGTTGGTATTCTAATCTGTGTGTTTACAAAACAGTCAGTCATTGCTGTTTCATTAGTATATGTCATAGCATCATTAGCTGTACTGTTATATAATTTTGTTATATGTACACGAAATTATGGTTTAATTCATTTTCAGACAGATTTAAAGTTTTGGAAATACTTAATATTAACCGCTTATCCACTGGCAATAACCAGCATTTTTGCTTTAATATCATTTAAAATGAATACTATTCTTTTAAATATGTTAACAACTAGTGCAGTTGTAGGGGAATATACTGCTGCTTTTAATTTAATGCAAGCATTAATATTTATACCAACAGTATTTTCTACTGCTGTTATGCCAATATTTTCTAAGTTATATGTTGATAGCAGGGAAATGTTAGCTTATTCATATAAGAAGTCTTTAAAGTATTTGACTATAATTAGTATGCCTATTGCTATGGGAACTACAGTACTCTCGGATAAGATTATATTATTTATTTATGGATCTGCTTATGTGAATACTATACCAATACTTGAATTGATTATATGGGCATTGCCTGCAATATTTTTAAGTTATATTCTTGGAACCAGTATTGCTTCTATTAATAAGCAGCATGAAACTGTTAAAGCTACATTCATTTGTTTACTGTTTAGTACCTTTGGTAATTATATCTTAATACAGTTGTTTAATGGTATTGGTGCTGCAATGATTACCGTTCTTAATGAGGTAAGTATGGTTATATTTTATATGTATATAATGCATAAATATGGATATTCTGTCCCATTAAGGGAAATACTGATAAAACCTTTTATTGCAAGTCTTTTGATGGGTGTTGTAATATATTTCATTAATTTGGAATTATTTATTAGTGTGGTTATAGGTATGATAGTTTATTTCATGTGCATATTAATTATCAGAACATTTGATAAAGATGACATGGATATTATTAAAGAGTTATTGCCTGATAAGATTGTTGATAAATTGAATTTGTGA
- the glf gene encoding UDP-galactopyranose mutase: MSFDYIIIGAGIAGITCAEEIANVLNKKVLLIDKRDHIGGNCYDYTNEEGTIIHKYGPHIIHTNSNRVYNYLSLFTLWNIYNHKVLYKVNDSLIPVPFNLISIDKCIPLHSNHIKDALLEEYEVNSKVPIKELRNSSNKYLKLLGDFIYDKIFLKDYEKLYGLKSEELDEFVDKMLPVEVSYDCRYYDDIHQVIPSHGYTNMFQNMLSNHDITIMLEKDYHEIIDIDYENKKIYYEGKEFRGHLIFTGMIDEFFNYRFGRLPYRSLILLNEDLDDVLFQDNATIYYPEEYHFRRITEFKYLTGQQTFYTTIQFEFPTEYDINNDEQNIPYYPVDLEKNRKIYEKYHELSQEYENITFIGRLAEYKYLRMDEVVEKVLDLVGEKFIGIDTEK; the protein is encoded by the coding sequence TTGTCATTTGATTATATAATTATTGGAGCAGGTATTGCTGGAATAACCTGTGCAGAGGAGATTGCAAATGTTCTTAACAAGAAAGTTCTGTTGATTGATAAAAGAGATCATATTGGTGGAAATTGTTATGATTATACCAATGAGGAAGGTACAATAATTCACAAGTATGGTCCACATATCATCCACACTAACAGCAATAGGGTTTATAATTATTTATCATTGTTTACCCTATGGAATATTTATAATCATAAAGTTCTATACAAAGTTAATGACAGTCTTATCCCAGTGCCTTTCAACTTAATCAGTATTGATAAATGTATTCCATTACATTCTAATCATATTAAGGATGCACTTCTTGAAGAATATGAAGTGAATAGTAAAGTTCCGATTAAAGAGCTTAGAAATTCATCAAATAAGTACCTGAAATTGTTGGGCGATTTTATATATGATAAGATATTTTTAAAAGATTATGAAAAGTTATATGGACTAAAATCTGAAGAACTAGATGAATTTGTTGATAAAATGTTACCTGTGGAAGTTTCATATGATTGCAGGTACTATGATGACATACACCAAGTTATACCATCACATGGTTATACAAATATGTTCCAAAATATGCTAAGTAACCATGACATTACTATAATGTTGGAAAAGGATTATCATGAAATCATAGATATTGACTATGAAAATAAGAAAATATATTATGAAGGAAAAGAATTCCGTGGACACCTGATATTCACTGGTATGATTGATGAATTTTTTAATTACAGATTTGGACGATTGCCATACAGATCATTAATCTTACTTAATGAAGACTTAGATGATGTGTTATTTCAAGACAATGCAACTATTTATTACCCTGAGGAGTATCATTTCAGGAGAATAACTGAATTCAAGTATTTGACTGGTCAGCAAACTTTCTATACTACAATTCAGTTTGAATTTCCTACAGAATATGATATTAACAATGATGAACAAAACATACCATATTATCCAGTAGATTTAGAAAAAAATAGGAAGATTTATGAAAAATATCATGAATTAAGTCAAGAGTATGAAAATATAACTTTTATTGGTCGATTAGCTGAATATAAGTATTTAAGAATGGATGAAGTTGTAGAGAAAGTTCTTGATCTTGTTGGTGAAAAATTCATAGGTATTGACACCGAGAAATAA
- a CDS encoding flippase, giving the protein MFSRLKNLFKRTEYTKVFENILSLTGLQFASYILPLITLPYLTYILGPDKFGLTQYAMSLILYFQMFTDYGFNLSATRELAIIREDNTKVSEIFSTVMLIKICLTVLSLIILLAICSFIPRFASDAEVYLLTFGMVIGYVLFPTWLFQGLEYMRYTSILNIIGKIIFTVFIFVFVHNTSDYLLVPIINSFGYLVVGILGIYVALTRFDIKLIKPSLENIKHHLRAGWHVFLSTIAMNMYTTTNTFLLGLLTNNTLVGYYSIAEKITVAVNGLFTPVSQALFPFISRNVSEKDEKTNILFIRKLTKLAAILGLVFSIGLFVFADTIILILFGAEYQSSIIILRILSVLPFMVSLSNIFGIQTMLTFNYNKAFSRIVLLGGILDITLGIILIILLKDVGIAISFAITETFITTAMLLFLQNKGIKILGKLEN; this is encoded by the coding sequence ATGTTTTCAAGGCTAAAAAATTTATTTAAACGAACTGAATATACTAAAGTTTTTGAGAATATACTATCCCTTACTGGTTTACAGTTTGCTAGTTACATATTACCTCTTATTACATTACCCTATCTTACATATATTTTAGGACCGGACAAGTTTGGATTAACGCAGTATGCAATGTCCTTAATATTATACTTCCAAATGTTTACTGATTATGGGTTTAACTTATCTGCTACTAGAGAACTTGCAATAATTAGGGAGGACAATACAAAAGTTTCTGAAATTTTCAGTACTGTGATGCTGATTAAGATATGTTTAACTGTTTTAAGTTTAATTATCTTATTAGCAATTTGTTCATTTATCCCCCGTTTTGCAAGTGATGCAGAGGTTTATCTGTTAACTTTTGGGATGGTTATAGGTTATGTGTTATTCCCTACTTGGTTATTCCAGGGCTTGGAATATATGAGGTATACCAGTATTCTTAATATAATTGGTAAAATAATATTCACTGTGTTTATCTTCGTATTTGTTCATAATACATCTGATTACCTGTTAGTTCCTATTATCAATTCATTTGGTTACCTTGTTGTAGGAATACTTGGAATTTATGTTGCTTTAACAAGGTTTGATATTAAACTAATAAAACCTTCATTAGAAAATATTAAGCATCATTTAAGGGCTGGTTGGCATGTTTTCTTATCCACAATTGCTATGAACATGTATACTACAACAAACACGTTCTTGTTAGGATTATTAACCAATAATACCCTTGTTGGTTATTATAGTATTGCTGAAAAGATAACTGTTGCAGTAAACGGATTGTTCACCCCTGTTTCACAAGCATTATTCCCATTTATCAGTAGAAATGTGAGTGAAAAGGATGAAAAAACAAATATCCTGTTCATTAGGAAGTTAACCAAATTAGCTGCCATCCTTGGATTAGTATTTTCCATAGGATTGTTTGTATTTGCAGATACTATAATTTTAATATTGTTTGGAGCAGAATATCAAAGTTCAATCATTATTCTAAGAATTTTATCTGTCTTACCATTTATGGTATCTTTAAGCAATATCTTCGGTATACAGACCATGCTCACATTCAATTACAACAAAGCATTCAGCAGAATTGTTTTGTTAGGTGGAATATTGGATATTACTTTGGGAATAATATTAATCATATTACTGAAGGATGTTGGAATAGCAATATCATTTGCAATAACAGAAACATTCATTACAACTGCAATGTTATTGTTCTTACAGAATAAGGGAATAAAAATATTAGGTAAATTAGAAAATTAA
- a CDS encoding GDP-mannose 4,6-dehydratase, with amino-acid sequence MKDKRCIVTGGAGFIGSHITELLLDQGVSKVTIIDNMSTGKVENLKDMDHDRIELVCGDIVDLDLKTMFENYDYIFHEAALVSVPESVKHPTKTNNSNIKGSFNVFKAGCENKVNKIVCASSAAVYGETKVLPNVETLPLKPLSPYAVSKATMELYAYTFTQTYNLPIACLRYFNVFGPRQSVDSAYSGVIPKFITTLLRGEQPIIYGDGTQTRDFVYVKNIAEANIKVALSDVTGVYNIAHGNTINIKQLLERICEIMGYDFNPKYEPVREGDIKNSFADISKAENDFGYENEHDFNKELKETINFYEKEFEN; translated from the coding sequence ATGAAAGATAAAAGATGTATCGTGACAGGAGGAGCCGGATTTATAGGTTCACACATTACAGAATTATTACTTGACCAAGGTGTTTCAAAAGTAACGATTATAGACAATATGTCAACAGGAAAAGTTGAAAACTTAAAAGACATGGATCATGATAGAATTGAACTTGTCTGCGGAGATATCGTTGATTTGGATTTAAAAACAATGTTTGAAAACTATGATTACATATTTCATGAAGCAGCTCTGGTAAGTGTGCCTGAAAGTGTTAAACATCCAACTAAAACAAATAATTCAAATATAAAAGGTAGTTTTAATGTATTTAAGGCAGGATGTGAAAATAAAGTTAACAAGATAGTATGCGCATCCTCTGCAGCAGTATACGGAGAGACAAAAGTTCTTCCAAATGTAGAAACACTACCATTAAAACCATTATCACCATATGCTGTATCCAAAGCAACAATGGAATTATATGCATATACTTTCACACAGACTTATAATTTACCAATAGCATGTTTAAGGTATTTTAACGTATTTGGTCCAAGACAAAGTGTTGATTCAGCTTACAGTGGAGTTATCCCTAAATTCATCACCACACTACTTAGAGGAGAACAACCAATCATATATGGTGATGGAACACAGACAAGAGATTTTGTATATGTAAAAAACATTGCTGAAGCCAATATTAAAGTTGCTTTGAGTGATGTAACTGGTGTTTATAACATTGCTCATGGTAATACAATTAATATTAAGCAATTACTTGAACGAATTTGTGAAATCATGGGATATGATTTTAACCCAAAATATGAACCTGTCCGTGAAGGAGACATTAAAAATTCATTTGCAGATATAAGTAAAGCAGAAAATGATTTCGGATACGAAAATGAACATGATTTTAACAAGGAACTTAAAGAAACTATAAATTTCTATGAAAAAGAATTTGAAAATTAA
- a CDS encoding DUF1616 domain-containing protein — protein sequence MNKIIKGILIAILIIAIIQVIHLVVFHNPGQDYTEFYMVDHNNDTLDYPINVTQNSVKKLVIGITNQEHQETNYTIKVLKDNQIITKFNETLKDKETMEIPYYMTSTNEKGTNQTLNFELYKNNVSSPYRTLYLRYNVI from the coding sequence ATGAACAAAATTATTAAGGGCATACTAATTGCTATTTTAATAATTGCTATTATACAAGTAATCCACCTAGTTGTATTCCATAACCCTGGACAAGATTACACGGAATTTTATATGGTTGACCATAACAATGATACATTAGATTATCCTATCAATGTTACTCAAAATTCCGTTAAAAAATTAGTTATTGGAATAACTAATCAGGAGCATCAGGAAACTAATTATACTATTAAAGTTTTGAAGGATAATCAGATTATTACAAAGTTCAATGAAACATTAAAGGATAAGGAAACTATGGAAATTCCTTATTATATGACTAGTACGAATGAGAAAGGAACAAACCAGACATTAAACTTTGAATTATATAAAAATAATGTTTCATCCCCTTATAGAACATTATATCTTAGGTATAATGTAATATAA
- a CDS encoding formylmethanofuran--tetrahydromethanopterin N-formyltransferase gives MDFEIEDTYCEAFTGTCVRMIVTAEDEKTIEKISYDACATPGTVIGRTESGVEKFLSPEETPDNRPGVIIQFWYNTKDLKKFDKELSFRIRQDILVKPFVKIFDASIDPFDYIDTTEHVGHCGDGYEWTEDFDGRTMIRVPICVPDFYIEQKLGCMEGIMGVNFWYYCSTKQAVLDAGYKSLEALQEVEGICTPFDICSAGSKVETNYPEIGPTTNHPYCPSLKEKLGEESKVEEGVNYIPEIVINALNIDNAKESLIKGIEALNGVDGVLKVSAGNYGGNLGKYKFYLKEILE, from the coding sequence ATGGATTTTGAAATAGAAGATACTTATTGTGAAGCATTCACAGGAACCTGTGTAAGAATGATAGTAACAGCAGAAGATGAAAAAACCATTGAAAAAATATCATATGATGCATGTGCAACACCGGGAACAGTAATAGGAAGAACAGAATCAGGAGTAGAAAAATTCTTATCACCAGAAGAAACACCCGATAATAGGCCGGGAGTAATAATACAATTCTGGTATAACACGAAAGATCTTAAAAAATTTGATAAGGAATTATCATTCAGAATAAGACAAGACATACTAGTAAAACCTTTCGTGAAAATATTTGACGCATCAATTGACCCATTTGATTACATAGATACTACCGAACATGTGGGACATTGTGGTGATGGATACGAATGGACAGAAGACTTTGATGGAAGAACAATGATAAGAGTACCAATATGCGTCCCAGACTTTTACATAGAACAGAAACTAGGTTGTATGGAAGGAATAATGGGAGTGAACTTCTGGTACTACTGCAGTACTAAACAAGCAGTATTAGATGCAGGATACAAATCATTAGAAGCATTACAGGAAGTAGAAGGAATATGCACACCATTTGACATATGTTCAGCAGGATCAAAAGTTGAAACAAACTATCCTGAAATAGGTCCAACAACAAACCATCCATACTGCCCATCACTCAAAGAAAAACTGGGTGAAGAATCTAAAGTTGAAGAAGGAGTAAACTATATTCCAGAAATTGTAATCAATGCATTAAACATCGACAACGCAAAAGAATCATTAATAAAAGGAATTGAAGCATTAAATGGTGTTGACGGAGTATTAAAAGTATCTGCAGGAAATTATGGTGGAAATCTTGGAAAATACAAATTCTACCTTAAAGAAATATTGGAATAA
- a CDS encoding carbohydrate kinase family protein, whose amino-acid sequence MTFDIIGWGALNIDRLCQVNEFAPTDGETFIYNETKSCGGSASNTIIGMAKLGLNTGYIGKIGTDSNGKMMKNYLESNNVNTDHLIESEGETGEVIGFVDDEGNRKLYVTPKINDKISNKDIKRDYLLNTKVLHLTSFVGLNPEDPSINTQFELLDELDSKIKISFDPGMLYVNKGKEFMDKLISYTDILLINETELLLATGETEFKKAVEQVAPKVEILVVKRSTKGSFIKKQDEEYNIKIFEVNAVDTTGAGDAYNAGFLYGYINDYSLEKSGIIGSYIAAQSTTQTGATEAIPYIKDINLSEIIQSLKD is encoded by the coding sequence ATGACATTTGATATAATAGGATGGGGCGCATTAAACATAGACCGTTTATGCCAAGTAAATGAATTTGCACCAACTGATGGAGAAACATTCATATACAATGAAACAAAATCATGTGGAGGATCTGCATCCAACACAATAATTGGAATGGCAAAACTAGGATTAAACACTGGATATATTGGAAAAATTGGTACTGATTCTAATGGAAAAATGATGAAAAACTATCTAGAATCAAATAATGTAAACACTGATCATTTAATAGAATCAGAAGGAGAAACAGGTGAAGTAATAGGCTTTGTAGATGATGAAGGAAATCGTAAACTTTACGTGACTCCAAAAATCAACGATAAAATATCGAACAAAGACATAAAAAGAGACTACTTGTTAAACACCAAAGTGTTACATTTAACATCATTTGTAGGTTTAAACCCTGAAGACCCATCAATAAACACACAATTTGAATTACTTGATGAATTGGATTCAAAAATTAAAATATCATTTGATCCTGGAATGTTATATGTAAATAAGGGAAAAGAATTCATGGATAAACTAATATCTTACACAGATATTTTATTAATAAACGAAACAGAACTCTTATTAGCAACAGGCGAAACAGAATTCAAAAAAGCCGTAGAACAAGTAGCTCCAAAAGTAGAAATATTAGTTGTTAAACGTTCCACAAAAGGTTCATTTATTAAAAAACAAGACGAAGAATACAACATTAAAATATTTGAAGTTAACGCAGTTGACACTACAGGTGCGGGTGATGCATACAATGCAGGATTTTTATATGGATACATAAACGATTATTCACTCGAAAAATCTGGGATAATAGGAAGTTATATAGCAGCACAATCTACAACACAGACCGGAGCTACCGAAGCAATACCATATATTAAAGATATTAATCTATCCGAAATTATACAAAGCCTTAAAGATTAA
- a CDS encoding exopolysaccharide biosynthesis protein translates to MTERLNENSLTTSKNLKEIQKKLPSGNLTLNELTKILSTEGVQFFIIILLAPFLIPVSIPGSSTPFGILIILLEISFLRNKPIYIPNFIGKYEISKTNVLKLFEVLEKVFGYLEKISKPRGSLYKKKYAVIANGLMTIILALLLFLPLPIPFTDFTPALSILMLSLSILEKDSYLMILGFIAGFLTMLYFISVGYIGIEIIKLTINYILSVI, encoded by the coding sequence ATGACAGAAAGATTAAACGAAAATTCTCTTACAACATCAAAAAATTTAAAAGAAATCCAAAAAAAATTACCCTCAGGAAATCTAACTCTAAATGAATTAACAAAGATATTATCTACTGAAGGAGTACAATTTTTTATAATAATATTGCTTGCTCCATTTTTAATTCCGGTATCTATTCCTGGAAGCAGTACACCCTTTGGAATTTTAATAATATTATTAGAAATATCATTTCTAAGAAATAAACCTATTTACATCCCTAATTTCATAGGAAAATATGAAATATCTAAAACAAATGTTTTAAAATTATTTGAAGTATTGGAAAAAGTTTTTGGATATCTGGAAAAAATATCAAAACCTAGGGGAAGTTTATATAAGAAGAAATATGCTGTAATAGCGAATGGATTGATGACCATAATACTTGCTTTATTATTATTCTTACCGTTACCTATTCCTTTCACAGACTTCACTCCAGCATTATCAATATTAATGCTTTCCTTGAGTATTTTAGAAAAAGATTCCTATCTGATGATTTTAGGTTTTATAGCAGGTTTTTTAACTATGCTCTATTTTATCTCAGTAGGGTATATTGGTATTGAAATAATTAAATTAACAATTAATTACATATTGTCGGTTATTTAA